A genomic window from Terriglobia bacterium includes:
- a CDS encoding MBL fold metallo-hydrolase: MRIGDIEVSILNAGTFYLDGGAMFGVVPKTLWERKAPADSRNRIRLGMNALLLRVAGKTVVVETGAGGNWDAKNRDIYGLAEADPLPEELARAGVRAGEVDLVINTHLHFDHAGGNTRLENGRIVAAFPNARYVVQRSELEHAQHPTERDRASYFPENFAAITEARQWWLVDGEAEILPGVSVHLIPGHNLQIQGVLISGGGKSAFFVADLIPTRHHVPLPWIMAYDLYPMITLETKRKWIARMVREDAVILFGHDPDMPAAQLRERDGKIVVEPVDANQ, from the coding sequence ATGCGCATTGGCGACATCGAAGTAAGCATCCTGAATGCAGGCACGTTCTACCTCGACGGTGGAGCGATGTTCGGCGTGGTCCCGAAGACGTTATGGGAGCGCAAGGCGCCTGCGGACAGCCGCAACCGCATCCGCCTGGGAATGAACGCTCTGCTGCTGCGCGTCGCGGGGAAGACCGTGGTGGTGGAAACCGGCGCGGGGGGCAATTGGGACGCCAAGAACCGCGACATCTACGGCCTCGCGGAGGCCGATCCGCTGCCGGAAGAGCTGGCCCGCGCGGGGGTGCGCGCTGGCGAGGTGGATCTCGTCATCAATACGCATCTGCATTTCGACCACGCGGGCGGGAACACGCGGCTCGAAAACGGGCGGATCGTTGCGGCGTTTCCCAACGCGCGCTACGTCGTGCAGCGCTCCGAACTGGAGCATGCGCAGCACCCCACGGAGCGCGACCGCGCCAGCTATTTCCCGGAGAACTTCGCAGCGATTACGGAAGCGAGGCAGTGGTGGCTGGTGGACGGCGAGGCGGAGATTCTTCCCGGCGTGTCGGTGCACCTCATTCCCGGGCACAACCTGCAGATTCAGGGCGTGCTGATTTCCGGCGGGGGAAAGAGCGCGTTCTTCGTTGCCGACCTCATTCCGACGCGGCACCATGTTCCGCTGCCGTGGATCATGGCCTACGACCTCTATCCCATGATCACGCTGGAAACCAAGCGAAAGTGGATTGCGCGGATGGTGCGTGAGGACGCGGTAATCCTGTTCGGGCACGATCCGGACATGCCCGCGGCGCAGCTTCGGGAACGCGACGGAAAAATCGTAGTCGAGCCGGTGGACGCGAACCAGTAG
- the meaB gene encoding methylmalonyl Co-A mutase-associated GTPase MeaB: protein MPLTVDAVEKWAEEVRGGSVRAVSRAISAIENHEPDAEELLRRLFPATGGAYLTGVTGAPGTGKSTLVDRLAAYYRKRQEQVGVIAVDPTSPFTGGAILGDRIRMQGHAGDSGMFIRSMATRGFLGGLARTTAEVALLLDAAGKKQILIETVGVGQDEVDIVRLADCVLVVMVPGLGDDIQNMKAGLMEIGDIFVLNKADREGAERLEQQLLAMLALVMPRDSWHPPVVRTVATENKGVDELAETIVRFRAHFDSSQERLRKRAEHWKQRLIEMLGSRLLERALRGAGGEARLTELAREVAERKIDPFAAVSEILSRSGLGS from the coding sequence ATGCCTCTGACCGTTGACGCGGTAGAAAAGTGGGCCGAAGAGGTCCGCGGCGGCAGCGTGCGCGCTGTTTCGCGCGCGATTTCCGCAATTGAAAACCACGAGCCCGACGCCGAGGAGCTGCTTCGCCGGCTGTTTCCCGCGACCGGCGGGGCCTATCTTACCGGGGTGACCGGAGCGCCGGGCACCGGCAAGAGCACACTGGTGGACCGGCTGGCGGCGTACTACCGCAAGCGGCAGGAGCAGGTGGGCGTTATCGCGGTGGATCCCACCAGCCCCTTCACCGGCGGGGCGATTCTCGGCGACCGCATCCGCATGCAGGGGCACGCCGGCGATTCCGGCATGTTCATCCGCTCCATGGCCACGCGCGGGTTTCTGGGCGGGCTGGCGCGTACGACGGCGGAAGTGGCGCTGCTGCTGGACGCCGCGGGCAAGAAGCAGATCCTGATCGAGACCGTAGGGGTGGGCCAGGACGAAGTGGACATTGTGCGGCTGGCCGATTGCGTGCTGGTGGTGATGGTGCCGGGTCTCGGCGACGACATTCAGAACATGAAGGCCGGGCTGATGGAGATCGGGGACATTTTCGTCTTGAACAAGGCCGACCGGGAAGGCGCGGAGCGGCTGGAGCAACAGCTGCTGGCGATGCTTGCGCTGGTAATGCCGCGCGACAGCTGGCACCCGCCGGTGGTGCGCACGGTGGCCACCGAAAATAAAGGCGTGGACGAGCTGGCCGAAACCATCGTGCGCTTCCGCGCGCATTTCGATTCCAGCCAGGAGCGCCTCCGCAAGCGCGCCGAACACTGGAAGCAGCGGCTGATCGAGATGCTGGGGTCGCGGCTGCTGGAACGCGCGCTGCGCGGAGCGGGAGGCGAAGCGCGCCTGACCGAACTGGCCCGGGAAGTGGCCGAGCGCAAGATCGATCCCTTCGCCGCGGTCAGCGAAATCCTCTCGCGAAGCGGGCTGGGGTCCTGA
- a CDS encoding LD-carboxypeptidase — MAVVAPASPADPRKIEAGTAELQRLGFSVLPGAARASEGYFAAPAAERRKEFLGALADPAADALIALRGGYGSNYLLGSRDADTLPPAKALVGYSDLTTLQIFLWQRLGWVSFYGPMLAAGFDAGAGKPGGYDEASFLRATGETRSGWPLELQGECLEAGEAQGRLLGGCLTLLEATIGTPWQFNASGAILVLEDRAMKPYQVDRVLMHLVQAGVLAGIQGIVLGDFPECAPPVAGSPTVRDVCRRILGGHGLPVVYGAPVGHTARAMLTLPLGVEARLVAHGAGTLEILEPAVV; from the coding sequence GTGGCTGTTGTCGCTCCGGCTTCTCCCGCCGACCCCCGGAAAATAGAGGCTGGCACCGCAGAACTGCAGCGCCTCGGATTTTCTGTGCTGCCCGGGGCGGCGCGCGCATCCGAGGGCTACTTTGCCGCCCCTGCTGCGGAGCGCCGGAAGGAGTTCCTCGGGGCGCTGGCCGATCCTGCCGCGGATGCGCTGATCGCCCTGCGTGGCGGCTACGGCTCGAACTATCTGCTGGGCAGCCGCGATGCGGACACGTTGCCCCCGGCAAAGGCACTGGTCGGCTACAGCGATCTCACCACGCTGCAGATTTTTCTCTGGCAGCGCCTGGGCTGGGTCTCGTTTTACGGGCCGATGCTGGCTGCGGGATTCGATGCCGGAGCGGGGAAACCGGGCGGGTACGACGAAGCGTCGTTCCTGCGGGCCACCGGGGAGACGCGTTCCGGCTGGCCACTCGAATTGCAGGGCGAATGCCTGGAGGCCGGCGAAGCGCAGGGCCGTCTGCTGGGGGGCTGCCTGACGCTGCTGGAAGCCACCATTGGCACGCCGTGGCAGTTCAACGCCAGCGGGGCGATCCTGGTGCTGGAAGACCGGGCGATGAAGCCGTATCAGGTGGACCGCGTGCTCATGCACCTGGTGCAAGCCGGCGTCCTGGCGGGGATCCAGGGGATTGTGCTGGGCGATTTTCCGGAGTGCGCGCCGCCGGTGGCGGGTAGCCCGACGGTGCGCGATGTGTGCCGGCGCATTCTCGGCGGGCATGGCCTGCCGGTTGTTTACGGCGCGCCGGTGGGGCACACGGCGCGGGCGATGCTGACGCTGCCGCTGGGCGTCGAGGCACGGTTGGTGGCCCATGGCGCCGGGACACTGGAGATTCTCGAGCCGGCGGTGGTCTGA
- a CDS encoding sugar kinase encodes MSLLVVGSVAFDALESPYGKVDRALGGAATYFAVAASFFTPVNLVGIVGDDFTEKDAQVFRGRRIDLEGLERASGKTFFWAGRYSENLNERVTLTTDLNVFAEFKPRLPEKYRAARHVFLANIAPELQRSVLQQVKKRPKLAALDTMNYWIAGSNAELRETLRHVDILMINDSETRELSNEHNLLRAAKHIFKMGPSTLIVKRGEYGAMMVDKTGVFCVPAFPLEEPHDPTGAGDSFAGGFMGYLAGADKHGDAELRRAMVYGSVLGSFAVERFGLERLRTLKRAEINARARHFAKLTHFKL; translated from the coding sequence GTGTCGCTACTGGTTGTAGGTTCCGTGGCCTTTGATGCGCTGGAAAGCCCGTACGGGAAGGTGGACCGCGCGCTGGGCGGGGCGGCCACGTATTTCGCCGTGGCTGCCAGCTTTTTCACCCCGGTGAATCTTGTCGGCATTGTGGGCGACGATTTCACGGAGAAGGATGCGCAGGTGTTCCGCGGGCGGCGCATCGACCTGGAAGGGCTGGAGCGCGCCTCCGGGAAGACGTTTTTCTGGGCGGGGCGCTATTCGGAGAATCTGAACGAGCGCGTCACGCTCACCACCGACCTGAATGTTTTCGCCGAGTTCAAGCCGCGGCTGCCGGAGAAGTACCGGGCCGCGCGCCACGTCTTCCTGGCCAACATCGCGCCGGAGCTGCAGCGCTCGGTGCTGCAGCAGGTGAAGAAGCGGCCGAAACTCGCGGCGCTGGACACCATGAACTACTGGATCGCGGGGAGCAACGCGGAGCTGCGGGAAACGCTGCGGCACGTGGACATTCTGATGATCAACGACTCGGAGACGCGCGAGCTTTCGAACGAGCACAACCTGCTGCGCGCCGCGAAGCACATCTTCAAGATGGGCCCTTCGACGCTGATCGTGAAGCGCGGGGAATACGGGGCCATGATGGTGGACAAGACGGGGGTATTCTGCGTGCCGGCGTTTCCGCTGGAAGAGCCGCACGATCCCACCGGAGCGGGAGACAGCTTTGCCGGCGGCTTTATGGGCTATCTGGCCGGTGCGGACAAGCATGGCGATGCGGAATTGCGCCGGGCCATGGTGTACGGCTCGGTGCTGGGGAGCTTCGCGGTCGAACGCTTCGGGCTGGAGCGGCTGCGTACGCTCAAGCGCGCGGAGATTAACGCTCGCGCACGGCACTTTGCGAAATTGACGCACTTCAAGCTCTAA
- the mtnP gene encoding S-methyl-5'-thioadenosine phosphorylase gives MAKKGAKRKAGSRPRAEIGIIGGSGLYAMGGLGEAREVRVKTPFGDPSDAIIAGTLEGKRVAFLARHARGHRILPGEINYRANIYALKLLGVQRILSVSAVGSLQEELRPLDFVIPDQFVDRTKGRISTFFGSGLVGHVSFDKPVCAQLSGILGEACGRAGVKSHRGGTYICMEGPQFSTTAESHMHRKLGFQVIGMTNVTEAKLAREAEICYATVAMITDYDCWHPEHETVTLAQILENLNKNAENAQRVIREAVRAVPEERSCKCGSALKHALVTDPKVVPAATKKRLAAIVGKYLS, from the coding sequence ATGGCCAAGAAGGGCGCCAAGAGGAAAGCCGGCAGCAGGCCGCGCGCGGAGATCGGCATCATCGGCGGGAGCGGACTTTATGCCATGGGCGGGCTGGGCGAAGCGCGCGAGGTGCGCGTGAAGACGCCGTTCGGCGATCCCTCGGACGCCATCATCGCCGGGACGCTGGAAGGGAAGCGGGTGGCGTTTCTGGCGCGGCACGCGCGCGGGCACCGCATCCTGCCGGGGGAGATCAACTACCGCGCGAACATTTACGCCCTGAAGCTGCTGGGAGTACAGCGCATCCTCTCCGTGAGCGCGGTGGGCTCGCTGCAGGAAGAGCTCCGCCCGCTGGACTTCGTGATTCCTGACCAGTTCGTGGACCGCACCAAGGGGCGGATTTCCACGTTTTTCGGCAGCGGCCTGGTGGGGCACGTCAGCTTCGACAAGCCGGTCTGCGCGCAGCTTTCCGGGATTCTTGGCGAGGCCTGCGGCCGCGCCGGGGTAAAGTCGCACCGCGGCGGCACGTACATCTGCATGGAAGGGCCGCAGTTTTCGACGACCGCGGAATCGCACATGCACCGCAAGCTGGGCTTCCAGGTGATCGGGATGACCAACGTCACCGAAGCGAAGCTCGCGCGGGAGGCCGAGATCTGCTACGCGACGGTGGCCATGATCACCGATTACGACTGCTGGCACCCGGAGCACGAGACGGTGACGCTGGCGCAGATCCTCGAGAACCTGAACAAGAACGCGGAAAACGCGCAGCGGGTGATTCGCGAAGCGGTCCGCGCGGTTCCCGAGGAGCGGAGCTGCAAGTGCGGGTCGGCGCTGAAGCATGCTCTGGTGACCGATCCGAAGGTTGTGCCGGCCGCAACGAAGAAACGGCTCGCGGCTATTGTCGGAAAGTATCTTTCTTAG
- a CDS encoding acyl-CoA dehydrogenase: MDFTFTEEQQQLRRSVREFAEGEIAPHVMEWDEASRFPHEIIPKLAEMGLLGIIFPEQYGGAGLGYVEYATAIEELSRVDGSVGLTVAAHNSLCSNHIYRFASEGQKQKYLVPLAQGKKIGAWSLTEPEAGSDAGGTRTTAVRSGTEWVLNGAKTFTTNGHYGDVCVAMAVTDKSRESHGISAFILEKGMPGFKPGKKENKLGMRASDTSEVIFSDCRVPQENLLGQEGQGFVNSLQILDGGRISIAALALGMAQGALEAATRYAKQRKQFGKAISEFQAIQFKLADMATEVEAARLLVYQAAWLADQKSARFTKESSMAKLFASEVAVRVANECVQIHGGYGFIKDYPAEKYYRDVKLCTIGEGTSEIQKLVIARQLLGKK; encoded by the coding sequence ATGGACTTCACGTTTACCGAGGAACAGCAGCAGCTCCGCCGCAGCGTGCGCGAATTTGCCGAAGGGGAGATCGCGCCGCACGTCATGGAGTGGGACGAGGCCTCGCGCTTTCCGCACGAGATCATTCCCAAGCTGGCGGAGATGGGGCTGCTGGGGATCATCTTCCCGGAACAGTATGGCGGGGCGGGGTTGGGCTACGTGGAATATGCCACGGCCATCGAGGAGCTTTCCCGGGTGGACGGGTCGGTCGGGTTGACGGTGGCGGCGCACAATTCGCTGTGCAGCAACCATATCTACAGGTTTGCCAGCGAGGGGCAGAAACAAAAGTATCTGGTACCGCTGGCGCAGGGGAAAAAGATCGGGGCGTGGTCGCTGACCGAGCCGGAAGCAGGGTCGGACGCCGGAGGCACGCGCACGACGGCGGTGCGCAGCGGGACGGAGTGGGTGCTGAACGGCGCTAAGACGTTCACCACCAACGGGCACTACGGGGACGTGTGCGTGGCCATGGCGGTGACGGACAAGTCCAGGGAGTCGCACGGGATATCGGCGTTCATCCTGGAAAAGGGCATGCCCGGGTTCAAGCCGGGAAAGAAGGAAAACAAACTGGGAATGCGCGCCAGCGATACCTCCGAGGTGATCTTCAGCGACTGCCGGGTGCCGCAGGAGAATCTGCTGGGGCAGGAGGGGCAAGGGTTCGTGAACAGCCTGCAGATCCTGGACGGCGGGCGGATCTCCATCGCGGCGCTGGCGCTGGGCATGGCGCAAGGGGCGCTGGAGGCGGCTACGCGTTACGCGAAACAGAGGAAGCAGTTCGGCAAGGCGATCAGCGAGTTTCAGGCCATCCAGTTCAAGCTGGCGGACATGGCCACGGAGGTCGAGGCGGCGCGCCTGCTGGTGTATCAGGCGGCGTGGCTGGCGGACCAGAAGAGCGCGCGTTTTACGAAGGAATCGAGCATGGCCAAGCTGTTCGCCAGCGAGGTGGCGGTGCGTGTGGCCAACGAGTGCGTGCAGATCCATGGGGGTTACGGCTTCATCAAGGACTACCCCGCGGAGAAGTACTACCGCGACGTGAAGCTGTGCACCATCGGCGAAGGCACCAGCGAAATTCAAAAACTAGTCATTGCCCGGCAGCTACTCGGCAAGAAATAA
- a CDS encoding MgtC/SapB family protein, whose translation MLTTSTILLRLTFAALLGAAIGVERDLRKRPAGIRTSAFVCLASALFTILSVVIAQRFGDPSPTRIVSNLVQGIGFLGAGAILRERGGVTGLTTAATIFVEAAIGMAAGAGFYAVAGFSAGLVLFGLVVMAWAAERLNLKVRVMVFRFTTSHAESVAAELQQFLAEIRVPMQRFRVSMAGATSVVEFEADVTYRQQQAILTRLDRPGIISEVVPIESHHE comes from the coding sequence ATGCTGACGACCAGCACGATTCTGCTGCGTTTAACCTTCGCCGCGCTGCTCGGCGCGGCCATCGGCGTGGAGCGCGACCTGCGCAAGCGCCCCGCGGGGATCCGCACGAGCGCGTTCGTCTGCCTGGCTTCGGCGCTTTTCACGATTCTTTCTGTGGTGATCGCGCAGCGCTTTGGCGACCCTTCCCCGACGCGGATCGTTTCGAACCTGGTGCAGGGCATCGGTTTTCTGGGCGCGGGCGCCATCCTGCGGGAGCGCGGCGGGGTCACCGGGCTGACCACCGCGGCTACCATTTTCGTCGAGGCGGCCATCGGTATGGCGGCGGGCGCGGGGTTCTATGCCGTGGCGGGTTTTTCCGCGGGCCTGGTTCTCTTCGGTCTCGTGGTTATGGCCTGGGCGGCGGAGCGCCTGAATTTGAAGGTGCGCGTCATGGTCTTCCGCTTCACCACCAGCCATGCGGAAAGCGTAGCCGCCGAGCTACAGCAATTCCTAGCCGAGATCAGGGTGCCGATGCAGCGCTTCCGGGTTTCCATGGCGGGCGCGACTTCGGTGGTGGAGTTCGAAGCGGACGTTACCTATCGCCAGCAGCAAGCAATTCTGACGCGGCTGGACCGCCCCGGCATTATCAGCGAGGTGGTGCCCATCGAGAGCCATCACGAATGA
- the mpl gene encoding UDP-N-acetylmuramate:L-alanyl-gamma-D-glutamyl-meso-diaminopimelate ligase: protein MSATLLKAGQHVHLLGIGGSAMAPVAGMLREAGFRVTGSDTGVYPPASTLLETLGISYFSSFDPAHLVPAPDLVVVGNVIARGNAELEEVLDRKLRYCSMPQILEDVFLPGHHSIVVSGTHGKTTTTAMLAWIFHVAGKRPDFLVGGVAENFGKSYGLGGGEEFILEGDEYETAFFDRGPKFFHYHPDTLVLTSLEFDHADIYADFTAYELAFRRLVNLVPRSGRVVHWGDTEESGPAIRAAAEKAFCAVETYGFHEGNDWLAGDVVVEGEYTRFRVAHRGREFGAFSLAASGRHNVLNALAAIAVAQIRGISAESLAEALASFRSVRRRMDVKGEAGGILVVDDFAHHPTAVRATIEAARLRWPGRRVWALLEPRSNSMRRRVFQEALPQSLALADRVVLGGVFRAQQLNDTERLSPESVAESVRQLGRDARLIADSAAIAEFIAGEARPGDLLLVMSNGSFDGLCDKLLKRLAALPQRPADTIRP from the coding sequence ATGAGCGCGACGCTATTGAAAGCTGGACAGCACGTCCATTTGCTGGGCATCGGCGGATCGGCCATGGCTCCGGTGGCGGGGATGCTGCGCGAAGCGGGGTTCCGGGTCACGGGGTCGGATACCGGGGTATATCCGCCGGCTTCGACGCTGCTGGAAACGCTGGGCATCTCCTATTTTTCTTCCTTCGACCCCGCGCATCTCGTGCCCGCGCCGGATCTGGTCGTGGTGGGCAACGTGATTGCCCGCGGCAATGCCGAGCTCGAGGAAGTCCTGGACCGCAAGCTGCGCTACTGCTCGATGCCGCAAATACTCGAGGACGTGTTTCTGCCGGGGCATCACTCCATCGTGGTCAGCGGGACGCACGGGAAAACGACCACCACGGCCATGCTGGCCTGGATCTTTCACGTCGCCGGCAAGCGCCCGGATTTTCTGGTCGGCGGGGTAGCCGAAAATTTCGGCAAGAGTTACGGCCTCGGCGGCGGCGAAGAGTTCATCCTCGAGGGCGACGAATACGAAACCGCGTTTTTTGACCGCGGGCCGAAATTCTTTCATTACCACCCGGACACGCTGGTGCTGACGTCGCTGGAATTCGACCACGCGGACATCTATGCGGACTTTACGGCCTACGAGCTGGCCTTCCGCAGGCTGGTGAATCTGGTGCCGCGCAGCGGGCGCGTGGTGCACTGGGGCGACACGGAAGAGTCCGGCCCTGCGATCCGGGCCGCGGCGGAAAAGGCGTTCTGCGCGGTGGAGACGTATGGGTTCCATGAAGGCAACGACTGGCTGGCGGGCGACGTGGTCGTCGAAGGCGAATACACTCGCTTTCGCGTGGCGCACCGCGGCAGAGAATTCGGCGCGTTTTCGCTGGCGGCCAGTGGACGGCACAACGTCCTGAATGCACTGGCCGCGATCGCCGTGGCGCAGATCCGGGGCATCTCCGCGGAATCGCTGGCAGAGGCGCTGGCCAGCTTCCGCAGCGTGCGGCGGCGCATGGACGTGAAGGGCGAGGCCGGCGGCATCCTGGTGGTGGACGATTTCGCGCATCATCCCACGGCGGTGCGCGCGACGATCGAAGCCGCGCGTCTGCGCTGGCCCGGCCGGCGTGTCTGGGCGCTGCTCGAACCGCGCTCCAATTCCATGCGCAGGCGCGTCTTCCAGGAGGCGCTGCCGCAGTCGCTGGCTCTCGCCGACCGCGTGGTCCTCGGCGGGGTCTTCCGCGCACAGCAGCTTAACGATACGGAGCGGCTCTCCCCGGAAAGCGTGGCGGAAAGCGTGCGGCAGCTCGGGCGCGACGCGCGGCTAATCGCGGACTCCGCGGCCATCGCCGAGTTCATCGCCGGGGAAGCCCGGCCGGGCGACCTGCTGCTGGTCATGTCCAACGGCAGTTTCGACGGCCTGTGCGACAAGCTCCTTAAGCGCCTCGCCGCCCTTCCGCAGCGGCCCGCGGATACGATCCGTCCGTGA
- a CDS encoding aminotransferase class I/II-fold pyridoxal phosphate-dependent enzyme translates to MVDLRSDTVTRPTAEMRRAMAEAEVGDDVYGEDPTVNRLEQRAAAIFGKDAAVFVPTGCMGNLIAIKVWTHHGNEVVCDERSHVNLYELASMSAIAGCMPRIARGEDGILSWKAIEAVIRPKIYYDSQTALVCLENTHNMAGGTLYPTKAVEEICGQAHAAGLKVHLDGARVFNAAVALGESVAQMTRAADSVMFCLSKGLGAPVGSMLVGSRGFIEKARIYRKMLGGGMRQAGVLAAAGLIALEKSPLRLHEDHANARLLAEGIAAIPSLSLDPGKVRTNILIFGCEKTGKTAVELCEALQQQGIWAQDTALHSVRFVTHCDVNRAGCERALAVLRSLLKTQ, encoded by the coding sequence GTGGTGGACCTGCGCAGCGACACGGTAACGCGGCCGACCGCGGAGATGCGCCGGGCCATGGCAGAGGCGGAGGTCGGGGACGATGTCTACGGGGAAGACCCAACGGTCAACCGGCTGGAGCAGCGCGCCGCCGCGATTTTCGGAAAGGATGCGGCGGTGTTTGTGCCTACGGGGTGCATGGGCAACCTGATTGCGATCAAGGTCTGGACGCACCACGGCAACGAAGTGGTGTGCGACGAGCGGAGTCACGTGAACCTGTATGAGCTGGCGTCGATGTCGGCGATCGCCGGCTGTATGCCGCGGATTGCGCGAGGCGAGGACGGCATCCTCTCGTGGAAGGCCATCGAGGCGGTGATCCGGCCGAAGATTTATTACGATTCGCAGACGGCGCTGGTGTGCCTGGAAAATACGCACAACATGGCCGGGGGGACGCTGTACCCGACAAAGGCAGTGGAAGAGATCTGCGGGCAGGCGCATGCGGCCGGGCTGAAAGTGCATCTGGACGGGGCGCGAGTGTTCAACGCGGCGGTGGCGCTGGGGGAGAGCGTGGCGCAGATGACGCGCGCGGCGGACTCCGTGATGTTCTGTCTGTCGAAGGGGCTGGGCGCGCCGGTGGGGTCGATGCTCGTGGGCTCGCGGGGGTTCATCGAGAAAGCGCGGATCTACCGCAAGATGCTGGGCGGGGGAATGCGCCAGGCGGGCGTGCTGGCGGCCGCGGGGCTGATTGCGCTGGAAAAATCGCCCTTGCGCCTGCACGAAGACCACGCCAACGCGCGGCTGCTCGCGGAGGGCATCGCCGCCATTCCGAGCCTGAGCCTGGACCCGGGCAAGGTACGGACGAATATCTTAATTTTCGGCTGCGAGAAGACCGGGAAGACGGCGGTGGAGCTGTGCGAAGCCCTGCAGCAGCAGGGAATCTGGGCGCAGGATACGGCGCTGCATTCGGTGCGCTTCGTGACGCACTGCGACGTGAACCGCGCCGGCTGCGAGCGGGCGCTCGCCGTGCTGCGCAGCCTCCTGAAAACCCAATAG
- a CDS encoding 1-acylglycerol-3-phosphate O-acyltransferase translates to MLRSLFLICFLTIYILLVGPPLLVYSLMVGNAILLYRAGLGGVLFAVRAVGVKIRVEGLENVPSGACLFVANHTSSADAPAVVGAIPRQVAILLKESLFRYPIVGQAFRLAKFVAVNRSNREAAISSVERATQGLRAGTSFLIYPEGTRSLDGRLQAFKKGAVVMAIKAGVPIVPVACAGAHRIMEKRSLVIHPGEIVVRFCPPIDTSRFTVEQRDELNSIVRGALAAGLPPDQRPLDVPAEPLPENGNSII, encoded by the coding sequence ATGCTGCGAAGCCTGTTCCTAATCTGTTTTCTCACCATCTATATCCTCCTGGTAGGGCCGCCGCTTCTGGTCTATTCCCTGATGGTGGGGAACGCCATTTTGCTGTATCGCGCTGGGCTGGGCGGGGTGCTGTTTGCGGTGCGCGCCGTGGGGGTAAAGATCCGCGTGGAAGGTCTGGAAAATGTGCCTTCTGGCGCCTGCCTGTTTGTAGCCAACCACACGAGTTCGGCCGATGCACCGGCGGTGGTCGGGGCCATTCCGCGGCAGGTGGCCATTCTCTTGAAGGAGTCGCTATTCCGGTATCCGATTGTGGGGCAGGCGTTCCGTCTGGCTAAATTTGTTGCGGTGAACAGGAGCAACCGCGAAGCTGCGATCAGCAGCGTAGAGCGTGCTACGCAGGGACTGCGCGCGGGAACGTCGTTCCTGATCTATCCGGAGGGAACGCGCAGCCTGGACGGGCGGTTACAGGCGTTCAAGAAGGGCGCGGTGGTCATGGCTATCAAAGCCGGGGTGCCCATCGTGCCGGTGGCCTGCGCGGGAGCGCACCGCATCATGGAGAAGCGCTCGCTGGTCATCCATCCCGGGGAAATTGTGGTGCGGTTCTGTCCGCCGATTGACACCTCGCGCTTCACCGTGGAGCAGCGCGACGAGCTGAACTCGATTGTTCGCGGCGCGCTCGCGGCGGGCCTTCCGCCGGACCAGCGCCCGCTCGATGTGCCGGCGGAGCCGCTGCCCGAAAACGGCAATTCCATCATCTAG
- the lpxD gene encoding UDP-3-O-(3-hydroxymyristoyl)glucosamine N-acyltransferase, producing MKLSEVAQKLDCRLEGDPAAEITGVAGLEYAAPGQLTFLANRKYFPLLRSTRASAVLVEEGVALKRGAGLPPLAALRTANPYLAFAHAIELFFQPPRYAPGIHPTAVVAASARIGAGAHIGPYCYVDDGAVIGKNAVLHSFVTIYRGAQIGDDFFAHSQVVVREFCRLGHRVILQNGAVIGGDGFGYARQADGTWYKMAQAGPAVLEDDVEVQANSCVDRATIGETRIGRGSKLDDLVVVGHASQLGQNVMLCGHVGLAGSTKVGNNCILAGRVGSAGHLTIGDGTIVTAQSGVPHDIPPKSVYSGYPAVENKQWLKATAALNRLPELQRRVRELEELVRETLARRPASTPPAEP from the coding sequence CTGAAGCTTTCCGAAGTGGCCCAGAAGCTGGACTGCCGCCTTGAGGGCGATCCCGCCGCGGAGATCACGGGCGTCGCCGGGCTCGAGTACGCCGCGCCCGGCCAACTGACCTTCCTGGCCAACCGCAAGTATTTTCCGCTGTTGCGCTCCACCCGGGCTTCGGCGGTCCTGGTCGAGGAAGGCGTTGCTCTGAAGCGCGGCGCCGGGCTGCCGCCGCTGGCGGCCCTGCGCACGGCGAATCCTTACCTGGCCTTTGCCCACGCCATCGAGCTGTTCTTCCAGCCGCCGCGCTACGCCCCGGGCATCCATCCAACGGCGGTCGTGGCGGCCAGCGCGCGCATCGGCGCCGGCGCGCACATCGGACCGTACTGCTACGTGGACGACGGCGCGGTCATCGGCAAGAACGCCGTCCTGCACAGTTTCGTGACCATCTATCGCGGCGCGCAGATCGGCGACGATTTCTTCGCCCACTCCCAGGTGGTCGTGCGCGAATTCTGCCGCTTGGGCCACCGCGTCATCCTGCAGAACGGCGCGGTCATCGGCGGCGACGGCTTCGGCTACGCCCGTCAGGCTGACGGCACATGGTACAAGATGGCCCAGGCCGGCCCCGCGGTTCTCGAAGACGACGTGGAGGTCCAGGCCAATTCCTGCGTGGACCGCGCCACGATCGGCGAGACGCGCATCGGCCGCGGCTCCAAGCTGGATGATCTGGTCGTTGTTGGACACGCCTCGCAGCTCGGCCAAAACGTCATGCTTTGCGGCCATGTCGGTCTTGCCGGCTCCACGAAGGTCGGCAATAACTGCATTTTGGCCGGGAGGGTCGGCTCCGCCGGGCATCTGACCATTGGCGACGGCACCATCGTCACCGCGCAGAGCGGGGTGCCCCACGACATCCCCCCAAAGAGCGTTTATTCTGGCTATCCCGCCGTGGAAAATAAGCAGTGGCTGAAGGCCACCGCGGCGTTGAACCGCCTGCCGGAGCTGCAACGCCGCGTGCGCGAGCTCGAAGAACTGGTGCGCGAAACACTCGCCCGCCGCCCCGCCTCGACACCGCCTGCCGAGCCCTGA